The Triticum aestivum cultivar Chinese Spring chromosome 4B, IWGSC CS RefSeq v2.1, whole genome shotgun sequence sequence cctttaaaggtggtgttactttggctgattctggatgggtctatccccatcttgcggacgttgtcctgatatatcagattaagactactgccgccgtccatgaggactcgagtgagatggtatccatcgattattgggttgagcaccaaggcagccgaccctccgtggcggatactagtcgagtggtccctgtgatcaaaggtgatcgggcaggccgaccaggggttgaatttgggggcaacgggATCTACAGTGTatacgtctctgagcgcgcgtttgtgccttctctttggtatgtgagacGCGTacatcatgtttactgttttgacttctggtaggaattttttctgtcccccagtgttcggctagcgaggctcatcctcgtcttcacttggtgtttccctttccttgtgttcggcgtttaacttgccggcctgcttgaagacccagcattctctatgagtgtgattcgcaggtttttcaggggtgccatgaatttggcacaatctgAAGAGATTGTacctgtgtggaaccgacacttattacctttgaggactgtgtatcttccaaacggttaggcatcatggtctgagcatccaagaggaattgtggatcgccaagtgaccaagtctgtgaaggtttggaagtcacctgtgaagacttaccacgagtgttgggcgaggtctgtgtgactttagctcaaggagaatacagtgaggactgtgtgtccgggactgtgtgtccgggactgtgtgtcctcgagtttaaatactcagccgctccaaccagacgtacaactgtcacagcagttagaactggtctaccaaatcattatcttcaccaagacaactggttctatttcctcaaccctttcatttcctctttCATGTGTTTATGAACCTAATCATTATTGTCTGAAGattttgactaaagactttctctatttcctcaatcctatttcttcagtccaTAGTCTTTAGTCTGCTTATCCTGTTATCACGTTTTTTATACTCTATGTTtgtttttatttcatcatgatgactatgatactgctctgttatgcttatgcatgggtacttattccgctgctagtgtgtcATTACTTAGGAACACTGCTAGGGAAAATCCTAGCAACAGCGCGGGTTTTTGGGgtattagtagcgcgggtgcccgcacCACTGATACGACGCAGCTAATTGGTAGTAGTAGTGTGGTGCATCCTGCACTACTAGTACgtgtgttagtagtagcgtgtgtctgtggcccgcgctactactattaatttcaaCAAAAAAATCTCGACCCCGTGCATGCTGTCAATGGTGTCAAATGTTCGATCCAGCAACGCCAGGGGTTGCCGGAGGTGCGGACGGGTAGCGGCATACCAGATCCGGTGATGACTGTTGGAGAGGGACCAGATCTAGTGTAGAGCAAGTTGACGGTGTGAGGATCCTCTTAGCGGCCAAGGCGGAGAGCTCCTGGTTGGCCATGTCAACGACCTGCGCAAGCATGGGCATGGGAGGTGAGTAAAGTCAAAGGGAGATGGAGAGGAAAAAAGAGAAACAAGGGAGAAAGGAAGGAGATGGAGGGCGCGTCGGGGCAGGTACCGGTGGTGAGGTGCTCCGTCGTGGTCGCATGGAGGTGAAGGGGAAGACGGGCGAGCTCCTCGACGTCGGCGATGCGAGGAGGCGGACTCATGTGGCTCCATGGAGGAGGAGATGTGCTTGGGCAGGAGCACCTCACCACCGGAGAGCCTAtgaagtgagggagagaggagggattcagCCAAGGATATGGGGACTTCatctacctcgtacttagtagtagcgaggggtataaacccgcgctactactatcaacttactagaagcgcgggtttataccactcgctactactatggcatatcCCGagagggcacggtagagaccgcttagtagtagcgagggttaaaaacccgcgctactactatcaacttagcagtagcgaggggtaaaaacacgcgctactagtaagtaccagtagcgagggttataaacccgcgctactagtaagcgtctgcctataagcttttccctagtagtgaaatttcgtcacctagaaattcctcagtgacgaatttgtaaaaatcgcctttTCACCCCCCTCTAAtctatataacgcactttcattttgtgatttttaaaaaatgttcacgaatttggaaaaaattcatgaattttaaaaagttcacaatTAGAAACATATTGTTTGCAATTTTTAAGAAAATCACGTTTTGAAGAGAAAaagttaatgcaattttaaaacaaaaaaaatagagaagagatcaaaaatgaaaaaataaataggaagaaagaaacagaaaaaacaaatagaaaaccggacgcaaaacaaacaaaaaatcgATGAGAAAAAAATCTAGCGGGAAAAGAGAaaaacctggactggaagcttcCAAAACTAGGCCAAGAAGCTTCTGGAAGTTTCACAGAAGAGGGGTGAGAATTACGACATGCCAGGGGTGCGACTAGGGATGTAAATGGTACGGATAATATCTGCTTCGAATCTGCATCCGCATCCACTTTGAGGATATGGTATGTACTTCCACAAATCCACCAGATATGGATGCTGATACAGATTTTGGTCCATTGGACATCCGACGGATATGGTATTGTTAATATACATCAGTTGTGGATTGTCTAGTCTATACATCCGTTGTAGATTATCTAGTATTTTTGTGGATTATCTGAGATTATTAAATATGATTATCCGATTAATTTAGCCCATTCGACAAGCCCAAACGCCCAATTAgatcatgctacctcttgagcttgcgttgggttttTCCTTAAAGAAGaaatggtgatgcagtaaagtagcgtaagtatttccctcggttttgagaaccaaggtattaatccagtagaaGACGATCCACAAGTcattgaatacctgcacaaacatgTATGGTCCGATTTATTTTGTTCGTTTCCGGTCTGAATACGTGGTCTGATAAAATCCGCATTTAAATCCACATTCGATTATCCGTTCCGCTCTGAATCCGATGTAAAAATATGGTAAATGATATGAGAAAGTCGTTATCGGTCCGATCCTATCTGTTTATATCCCTAGTTTTCTTATGAGGAAAGTTTATATCCCTAGGTGCAACCCCGATCAAATGAGCGCTTTTATTGGGCCGACCCACTTGACAACGGGTGAAACAGCACGTGGTCGAGATGGCTTATTTCGGCACCTTAAGCACGGAATAAGATTTGGGGGAGCTCCTACTTGCTGCTCTCTATGGTAGGTTGTCGCTCGCACGCACAGGGGGTCTACTGTAGCACAAAAATAAAATCGCCGAGCACGGATCGAATCGAGAATCTCATCCTAGCGTCAATGCGCTACTATCAGTGGAGCTAGAAGGCTTTAATGCTCAGTATACAACACAAACCTTTAAGAACAAACTACCGAGCGCAAATCCGTTTTTTTTTTCGAAATTTCAAatgcattttcaaaaaaaaaacctgaaTGTTTTGTAAAACACAACTAGATTTAAATACCATgagtaatttttttcaaaaactgcCACATTTTCTAAAATCATAAACAATGTTTTGATATGGGAACTTTTTTTTAATTCCAGAACAAAATTAGTAAAGGTGAGAAAATTTAtgaaaacgtgaacattttttgaaatgtgaataaattttgaaaccgcacattttttgaattgtgaacaaattttgaaaccacGAACATTTATTAAATTGTGAAtaaattttgaaacatgaacaaatttcaaattcatgaaagaattgtaaaattgtgaatattttcttAACTGTGAACATATTTTAAGACAAGAATAATTTCAAATTCGTGAATAAAATTATAAAACCGTGAACTTTGTGAatctgtgaacaaattttgaaattgcgaacatttttcgaatagtgaacaaattttgaaacattaACAAATTTCAAATTCGtgagaaaaattaaaaaattgtgaatatttttcgaattctgaacaaattttgaaaccgtGATTTCttttttgaattatgcacaaactTTGAAACCCtgattttgttttgaattgtgcacaaattttaaattaacaaaaaatgaaaaagaaacaaatggaaaaacagaaaaaggaaaataagagaaaagaaaagaaaaaagaaaatcgtGAATGTTTTGTAAAACGCAACTACTTTTGAATACCGTGAACAATTTTTTCAAAAACTGCCACATTTTTGAAAATCATAAACAATGTTTTGattgtgaacatttttgtaattcTAGAACAAAATTTGTAAAGGTAAAAAAAATTGTGaaaccgtgaacattttttgaaatgtgaaTAAATTTTGAAACCGCACATTTttcaaattgtgaacaaattttgaaaccacGAACATTTattgaattgtgaacaaattttgaaacatgaacaaatttcaaattcatgaacaaattgtaaaattgtgaatatttttcgaACTGTGAACATATTTTGAGACATGGATAAATTTCAAATTCGTGAGTAAAATTATAAaagcgtgaacatttttcaaattgtgaacaatatttgaaacaTCAACAAATTTCAAATTCGTGAAAAAAATTATAAAATTAGGAACATTTTTGGAATTCTGAACAAATtttaaaatcatgaattttttttgaattatgcacaaactATGAAACCATgatttttgttttgaattgtgcacaatttttaatttaataaaaaaaataaaagaaacaaatgaaaaaaaagaaaaaggaaaataagagaaaagaatagaaaaaagagaaaagtaaatacagaataaagaaaaaaacgattcaaggaaccttctagaagtttcGCAAAACCAGAAAAAACCAGCTGGGAACGTCTAGAAGGTTCCCAGGGCGTTGAAACGGTTAAACAGGCTGGCCCATTGCGTCGCTGCTCGGTCGCTCGCCTGTTCGAAGGTCCGGCAGTTTGACGCAGCAAGCGGCAAATAGGATTTTCCTAGGATTTGGCCCCAAAACGTTATCCTTTTTCTGTCGCAGTGGAATTCAAGTGTGTCCGCTAGTTGGCCCACCAGCATGCAGGAGAGCGGACTAGGCCGAGCTGACTACTTTTGTAGAAAACAAATGAAAAAATGTGATATAGAAAAAAATACAAGGAAGCGTGAATTATAAAAATTTTCATGCTATATTACATGAAACTGGCCAAAATTCATCAAGTGCCAAAACATATAAACAACTAACACAACGGGATGATATATGGAATTGGTAaaattttatgaatttttgaaCATGTCACATAGCAAAATTTACCATTTTCATAATGGGAACATGGCAAAAAAGTTTTTTTAGATGCCAAAATTCTCATTTTTAATTTATAAGACATGGAAAGTTTTGGAAAAATTTATTGTCAAATGGCATGTTTTTGCTTaaaaaattaataaaaatatttttttatagatGGCAATATTAGAAGTTTTCTTCTACCATAATGCATAAATTCAAGGGAAATTTTAATAAAAAATAGGTTCatgaaaacaaaaaacataaaacaGTCTCATGAAAACAAAATTTGCCAAGGGATGTTCAAAAATCAAATTGACATGGTGTAGATGGAAAAACTTTAGAATGGTTTGCTTCAACAAATGTGCTATGTTCCAAAACAAATTGACCATGGTGCAAAAAATGAATTTGCCATGGTACCAAAAATAAATTTGATATGTCTAAATATATAATTTCCCATTCATTGTTCAATAAAATTGGGGTGATTCAAAAATACAATAATTGCAATGGTTCAAGAAGTAAACTTTCCATGGTTAAGATGATTAAGTTTGCCATGTTGCAAAATAAATTGCATGGTCCATAAAGTAAATTTGCCAAGGTCACATGGCAAATGTAAGGTACATTTGTCGTCATCCGTAAGGTAAAGTATAATTTACAAAGGCCCTTAAAGTAAATTGCCATGTTGCGGAAAAAAATGGTGACATGAAAATGATTTCTATTTACATGGTTTCGAGATGCATGAACTATGTCCGAGATGCGATTAATTTGTATGCCAGCATGAATTCTAGCTTCATACTGCAATCTACTAGCTATGTTTGATGATGAAAATATATTTATTGAAAAAAGCCGGTGAGACGAATGAAATGGATCAGCTGGTTGGGCGCAATGCTTAGATTGGCGCGGACAAGGATGGCCGCCTTCCCTACGGCCGAACCAAACGGACAAATAGCAAACAAAATCAGCGTCCGTTTGCATGAGTGTGTTGGACTTTCCCTCACAGCTAGCTGTGACCTTTGCAAGCGCACTGGCCGACGAAGGCCATTACAGGAGGGCACTCACCAGAAATGCACTCACCAGAAATGCACTCCTCTACTGAACAGCAACAAAATGAACGCATGACCACGCACTAAAAACAACCAGTTTTCCAGCCCCTAAAAACACCAGTTTCAAGGAGAAGTATGCCTCTTCCAACCCCAAAAAGAACCAAAACAACAAAACGATTGCACAACCAGCAGACTTCGTCGCGACCGGCTATATAATCTATCACTTCTTGTAGAATTCGCAGGTGACGGTACATTCTCTGACGAGGTTGCATTCGGCAACGGTGCACGACTCTTTCAGATATCTGCTACCGTAGACCAACTCATGACGACATCCTGCTGGAATGGATACCTTATCCTTGATCCTGCTCTTGACAGTGGCAATGGTGTCGGCTCTCGCAACCTCCACGGTTATGGTCTTACCCTTGGCGGTCTTAGCGAATATCTGTATCTTCTTCTGGGAGAAATGTTCCTCCAGCCTGTCGATGAATACGTCGGTGAGCACGAGTGTGGTTTTGTGTAGCTGGAGCTACACGGTACTCCTTATCTTAGCCATCCATTTTGGCATCAAGATCCGTGCAggcacatttgtcatttttgtttctctcaaacgaaACAACGTATAAACTTCACACTTTCCaggacaacaaaacattctaattactacgtgggaaaaaactttcagattttttcatgcatttaaaatgctaaaatttatttttttaatcaaaaaattcacattttgtatatttatgttggtccaaaaaatctgaaagttttttcacacATTGAAGTTGTAAAGTTTGTTTGATCTGAAAAGTTTGAAGTCCATATGTTCTTTCATttaagagaaacaaaaaagagaaatctgcTTGTTGCAAGTTAGTTGAAGAGTACGGATCTCAAAGCAATGTTGAAGGGCTGAAGATAAGAGGTTCTATGTAGGACGAGCTACAAAGGAACTTTGTGCGGTGAGCACCGCCTTCGAGGTAAGCATCGCTCTCAGCAGCGCAAGGGCCTGCAACATATATAACAAAGATCAATTACAAAAATGCCAGCAAACCGAATTACCCAGTTGGTAGGTACGTCCGTACGTTCTGCAATAGTTTAATCTTGATTACCTCCGGCTTCCCGATGGTAATGTCCATTTCCAGTACCATAACCTTGTTTCTCCCACACCAATGCTTCATCACAGACATGGCAGAGCCCTGATGTACAAGTAGATCATCATCCACTACATACCTCCCGCTCTCAACAAGCTCACGACGGAAGCAGTACGGTAATATATCATCCTTGGGGCAGCCGCAGTTAAGGGCCGCATGGCACGTCATGTTGCTCAAAGCGATAAACGGCATAGCGCTTGGATCCAGTAACATCATAGGGGCGAGGCATCTCGTGAAGCACTTAGCATTGAGGAGATCGGTGACGCTTCCATAGAGATTGTCGGACCACCTTCCAAGATGGCAAGCGCCAGGCCCCGTGGTTTTGATCACACAGCTGATAGGGTAAGTCAAGAATCCAAGGAGCAGGTCGATGAACTCATGGTTGCATTCCGCATACATGACCTTCTTCTCACGGGTGTCGAAGAAGACCTTGATCTTACTTTCTTGTGAAAAGAGACCTGCAGCATCCTGATCGGACGGTAGAATTTTGTGATTGATACTCGGCTTCACTTTCACGGTAGCACGGGCAGCCATATCATCGGTTCCATTTGCAAGAAATGCATCAGTGAGTACTGTATTTGATGAAGGAGAGGCCTTCAGCATGGACAAAACCTGAATCACAAACGAGTCCAGAACTAGACATTAGTACTGAAAAATGATTCCGGTTttctctactccctccgtctaggtgagtaagtcttcttaggttgtgcaccgtgaccaaggaggaggagaaaacaagagaacttaatgttcatttgctaattaatagcattgcatgcaatgaactaaccactgcatgccgtgtttggtagtctcaagtcattaaaagcatgcacactccacatctcttattggttgatatgtaaagaaacaagaaacgaggtagaatttaatgcaccgcgcctaagtgttttgggattatttggttttcgtaagatgacttacacacctaaacggagggagtactaacaaTCTCATATTGATGCGACGTCACATATACTACATACTAAAAAAAAATTATTACCTGCTCCCACCCAACCAACTGTTCGACCACCTCAAAGTTATGGACGGTCCCATCAGAACCAAACGCCTGCGGCAGGGACTGCATGCTGCTGGTGGATGCTGGCTTGATTCTCATGTCATCACTGATCACAAACCGTTGTTTGTCATCTACAAAGTCTGTACTCGTGCCTATCCTGCCCACTTGCTCGAAGACATGCAAAACTCTAGCCATGATTAGCCAACACTTGCAGGAACTGTGAGATGACGAGCCGAGCCTGGCCCCTCCGGGAGGGATGTGAGTGGACTTGCACCACCTGGCAATAGATCAGGAAAAACAGAATTAATTAGTCCTTCTCACTGCAAAAAACGGATGGCCGAGAGGGCATAGGGTACATATACATACCGGAACTCATCGGTGTGAGCAGGCGTGAGAAGCATGCCATGGCAGGCCTCAACCTTCAGCTTCCTACTGTTACGCTCGACGCTGTCGCAGAGGTTGGAGAGGCAACCCGGCGATGGCGCTCCTGAGGCGCAGCACTGGAGGGCGGAGAGCGGCAGAGTGAGGAAGGAGAGGAGTACGTCGACAAAGTCGGAGCCGGCGTCGGCGAACAACACACGGTTGCAGGATCTGTCCACGGCGAGCTTGAGTTGATGGCGGCCATACTGGTTCAGGTGGAGTCCAAGGGGCGAGGCAGGGAAATGCCGGTGCCCGGTGGCCTCTGCTGTGGCTTgtttaaggctggccatagtggggtaaCATAAATAGTAACATGTACTTGGGACTCGCCAACGTGCTTATGTGGCAggtaattaaagaagagagagatggttatagaaaccgtaacataataaatgtgatgctactatgtatcatgcatggcaataaatgagaccatctatgatactactatatgatactatgcactataaaggtagtaatatagactagtaatatgcatgttactagtctaagttacttcccactatgaccagcctaagtacCAAGGAGGA is a genomic window containing:
- the LOC123090322 gene encoding uncharacterized protein, with product MASLKQATAEATGHRHFPASPLGLHLNQYGRHQLKLAVDRSCNRVLFADAGSDFVDVLLSFLTLPLSALQCCASGAPSPGCLSNLCDSVERNSRKLKVEACHGMLLTPAHTDEFRWCKSTHIPPGGARLGSSSHSSCKCWLIMARVLHVFEQVGRIGTSTDFVDDKQRFVISDDMRIKPASTSSMQSLPQAFGSDGTVHNFEVVEQLVGWEQVLSMLKASPSSNTVLTDAFLANGTDDMAARATVKVKPSINHKILPSDQDAAGLFSQESKIKVFFDTREKKVMYAECNHEFIDLLLGFLTYPISCVIKTTGPGACHLGRWSDNLYGSVTDLLNAKCFTRCLAPMMLLDPSAMPFIALSNMTCHAALNCGCPKDDILPYCFRRELVESGRYVVDDDLLVHQGSAMSVMKHWCGRNKVMVLEMDITIGKPEALALLRAMLTSKALHKTTLVLTDVFIDRLEEHFSQKKIQIFAKTAKGKTITVEVARADTIATVKSRIKDKVSIPAGCRHELVYGSRYLKESCTVAECNLVRECTVTCEFYKK